CCGCCCGTGCCGGGCGCCAGAGAAAATCTGttgggttttgtggggtttgtggTCTGGTTGCTGTTGCCATCGGGGTTCTCTTGGCTCCATTTTTCGCTCTctcgctctctctctctttctgacCCCTTTAGATGAAATATTCCTTCTTGTCGTCGCCACCGGCCTGGCCGCCCTCGGCGTTGATGATGGCGGTGTCGGCGTCCGGAGCGTCGTCCGAGCCCTTGGCCTCGTGGGTCAGGTACGTGCCTGgaggtggggacagggctgggggtcACGGGGGGCTCTGCCAGCGCCCCCTCCCACACAAACTGGGGGAGGTTGGGCTGCCTGGAGGGCTCCGTTGGGCTTGGCTGCAATGGAAAAGTCACCgggataggatgggatgggatgggatgggatggagactCCCTGGGGGTGCTCCAGGTGTTTGTAGCAGTGTCCACTTGTGGAGTGACCGCTGCCCATCAGGCTCCTGCCCTcccacccagccctcctggcaAAGCAGGGGGTCCCAGCTGCCCCCGGAGCAGGGTGGGGGGCTCTACTCACACATCACCTCAGGGGGTGGCCGATGGCGGGGTGGCACCGTGTCCCCAGGGCTTGGGCACAAACCTGCCGGGCATGAAAAGGGCAGgtggagggaaaggaggagaaggaaggcacagggagcaagaggaagagggaggaggtgtcggggagatggggacagggatgatcccggGACAGTGGGTgcggagcagggatggagaacGGGGTGGGAGCTGCCtccccctggcactgccactcACTGTCACTGGGACATTCCTGACATTCCCACGCCGGGCAGGTCCCCCAGACCCAGGGAGGCTCCGCTGGTTCCTCTCAGGACTCGGGAAGGGctgcaggaccaggagctgcctccctccaccccccaaCTGCCTCCTCACTGCGCAGACCCCCGAGGggctccccgtgccccccctgcagcccccccggCCGTACCTTTGTGCCTGATCAGGTAATGTCCCAGCACGATGAGCAGGCTGAGCAGCAGGAAGACGATGACAGCCACCACGCCGCCGATCATCGCGTGGTACGTGCTGGAGGTTGAGGGCACCGGGCTGGCGTCTGCCCAGGcaggggggagaaaagagagaaggggCTGAGACCCTGCAGGGTggggcagaggctgctgctccccccgggGGCTCCATCCTGGGCCAGCAGCTCCATCCTGCTCCGGATCCTGGCAGCGAGAACGGGGAAGGCAGCGGGGGAAGCAAAGGGGAAATCCCATCCTCCACAGTGGGATTTTGACCTCAAAAAGGGAGGACGAGCAGGCTTGGGTGGAAGGTGACACGCAGGCTGGCACCCCGAGAGGTGATGGCACCCCAAGGACAGCAGGAGCCCAAAGCTGGTCCCAAGTCCAGGATCTGTGCTGGGATCCTGCGTCAGCCCTGGGGCACAGCGACAAATCCTCCTCCCGCTGTGCCCCGTCAGCTCAGGGGGCGGACAGAGCCACATCGGGACAGGACAAGGCGGGGGACACAcaggggaggcagcaggacagagggaCAACACGTGACACGGACacacaggacaaggggcagctcggggagctgctgctgccacgaCCCTCCGGGAACAGCCGGGGGCTCCTCCTGGGAAACGCCAAAATCCACACACGCCGAGGGACCGGAGCCGGGCTGGGCACCcggcagggctgtccccaggccAGGCCTGGGCCACCGTCCTCCTGTGGAGCTCCTcgggccgggctggggagcagcgggTCCgcaaagagacagaaaaggagCTTACGGTACCTTGGATGGGAGCTGGAGTGAAGGATGGAGCGGAGGCCATGGAAGCATGAGAGATGGGCTGGGAAGGGCCCGGCGGAGGGGCTGGAGTGGAGTGAACGTGTGGGGTGGGGAGCTGGGGAACATCTGGGGAGGACAACAAAAACACAGGACACCAATCAACGCCGGGAGGGGCCAGCGAGGTGACAGAGCCCAGAGGGGGGACCCTCGGCAGGGCCATCCGTGACCCCACGggtcctgctgctctgctcctgccaccaGCCTTTGGGACACCGTGACCATCTTCCCCCATGTCCTGTCCTGCCAGACCCTGGTGACCCCTGAGAGACCCTGGGGAAGTGTCACCCACCACGAGGTGCCACCTGCACGCTCCTGCGCACACCCTTGGGGACCACGGTGCTGGGCAGGGTGGCACCAAGGTGGGCAGGCTGGAGGGCTCAGCTGGGCACAGAGGTGGCTCTCGGTACCTGAGACGTGAGTGGCTTTAGGGACAAAAGTGGGGATTCCACACAGAGAACCAAGCCTGGACACGGAGCTCGTGTGCTGTGACAGCAGTGGTGACACCAGGTGGGCGAGGGACAGCGGGTGCCACCTCTCATGGCCAGCACCTGGGGTGAGCTCCTGGGTGGGTGCAgagagctctgggtgctcacagGACACCACACGGGGAACAGGGGGACACAcaaggggtgacacaggggtgactgCAGGAGCAGGctcagggaggggacacaggggacaaaGCGCCTGAGGTGCCACCGCTGCCATGCGCTGCAGGGGAAGGGCACTGAGTGcccaggagggagggaaaggagccgggacagggctgggagggagagatGGACGGAGGGTGGGAGGAGAGCAGGACCAGCCTAAATCCAGGGAAAATCACAGGGAAACGGGATCACAGAGCgtgggaaagggctggggagggcaccGGGAGCTGGGATGGCAGCTGAGGGTGGGCACGGGCAGCaccacacagcacacacagccctgccccacTGTGACACAAGGGACGTggggacacacacacaagtGTGACAcaagggacatggggacacacacacacagagccctgcCCCACTGTGACAcaagggacatggggacactaaCACATGTGTGACAcaagggacatggggacacacacGTGTGACAcaagggacatggggacacagggatacacacacacagagccctgcCCCACTGTGACACaaaggacatggggacacacacACGTGTGACAcaagggacatggggacatggggacacacacacagccctgccccacaTGTGACAcaagggacatggggacacacacacagccctgccccacGTGTGACACacggcacagggacacggggacaagCAGAGCACGGCCAGGGTGGCCCAGGGGACAGCACcatgcagggagcagcaggagctgccccctCCCACCCAAGGATGGGTGCCAGGGGTGACACGGTGACACTTTCCGGGCACAGGGGATGCAGTGACCCCTTCACCAGGACGCTCCGGACGCTCCGGCCACTCCGGCCACGCCGCACTCACCGCTGACGTCCAGGTTGTACTTGGCCACCACGCTGCCCATGGAGCTGGTGGCCGTGCACACGTAGGTGCCACTGTCACTCTTGTtgaggaaggggaagatgaggacGCTGTCGGAGCTGAGCTGCAGGGGTGCATCGCTGCCTTCCTTCTCCCAGAGGAATTCCTGTGGGCTGAGGGACAGCACGGGGGTcaggacaccgggatgggggtcaggacactgggatgggggtcAGGACACCGGGATCAGGGTCAGGCACCTTGGGATGGGGGTCAGGACACCAGGATCGGGGTCAGGCACCTCGGGAGGGGGGTCAGGACACCAGGATCGGGGTCAGCACCCCGGGATCTCCTGGGAGGCAGAGGGGACAATGTCCCATTTAGGGACGAGCCAGGACagatctgctgctccaggaggggactgggagctctGACTGCTCTCCACAGAATAcccgaccccaaacccaccccacagCGTCTGCAGAGCTCTGGGCGGGGCTcactgtgggatttgggagcccGGCAGTGGGAGGGGAGGTTGGCTGGgccctgaggaggaggagggaggtgaGGAAGGCCTTACATGGGGTTGCCCTGCCCGTCgcactgcagctgcagcttctccccCTCCCGTGGGTACTGCGGGTGCGGCTCGATCTTCGCTGTCGGCTTGTCTGGAGAAGGGGAGAGGAACAGTGGGGTGAGCGCCTGgtaccccaaatcctgcccctggaaccccaaatcctgcccctgGCACCATAAAATCTctgcccctggcaccccaaatcctgcccctggtaccccaaatcctgcccctgGCACCATAAAATCTCTGCTCTAGCACTCCAAATCCtgtccctggcaccccaaaatctctgccttggcaccccaaatcctgcccctggaaccccaaatcctgcccctggcaccccaaagccTGCCCCTGGCACCCTAAAACTTGCCTcggcaccccaaatcctgcccctgGGCCGGTTCTGGGCGTGCAGGGCTGTGAGGTGACAGCACCCAGGGGTGGGGGCAGCACTTGGGGGGTGCTCCCATGTCCCTCACCTTGTCACCACCACAGGGAacaggcagggaaaggggaacggggacaggatgagagaggtggcgcagggagggagcagggataaGGGTGTGGGACGTGGGGACAAGGAGGACACAAGGACAGGAGTGGGAAGCTGAGGGAAGTGTCACCGTGCCCTGTGTGTGACAGGACCACGATGGTCACACCAGGCCACCTGTGTGGGGTCTCCTGAACtcccatcccccccaaaatgtccccccCCACGTACAGTGGACCTGCAGCCTCTGCGTGGTCGACCTCTCCGAGTTCTGCAGGGACTCGTGATCCACTGTGCAGGTGATCTCCACCTCGTTGTCCTCCTTGGTGACACGGAACTCCACCCTGCTGGTCACCGTGAAGGTCTTGCCATTGGGGTCCTCCACCACCTCGGTGCCCGAGTCTGtgggcacaggggacagtcaGAGCTCAGGGACACGGGACCCCAGCAGAGGCACGAGGTGATGGCGCACCGCGCAGGGGACACGCTGTCCCCGTCCCACGGGATGCCAGTGTGGTCCAGGGCACCCTGCAGTCCCCCCACggtgtgtcccagcagtgccaacCCCCAGGACAGGGCCACCCACCCTTGATCTCCCTGTTGCCCTTCCTCCAGCGCAGCTTTGCCGCGGGTTTGCTGCCGGACGAGCGGCAGATGAGCCGGGCCACCTTCTCCTCATCGATGGGCTGCTCGTGGCCGAAGATTTGGGGCTTCTGGGGGAttcctgcaggaggaggaggaggcaaaaCCCACAAATCTGTGAGCTGGGTGAGCACTGCAGAGTGTGAGACACCCAGGGAACACAGCGAGGGTGAGGTAACGGGatctgggaagggatggggagcagggggACTGTCCCCGTGTCCTACCCAGCACGGTGACCAGGGCCTTGGCCGTCCTCACGGGCATGGTGAAGATGGAGCAGGTGTACTCGCCCTCGTCGGCCAGCACCACGTCGCTGATGCTGATGGTCAGCTCGTTAGGGGTGGATCTCTCCAGCTGGATCCTGTTATCCCGCAGGGCTGAGGGAAAAAGGACAACGGGCTCGGTGCCACCACCCACCCCCCTGCGCTGGCTCTGCCcggggtggcagcaggaggggacGTCACCCCGTGAGCAgctccccactgtcccctcagcGCTGTGGCTGCGGGGTTTTACCTCGTTTTTCCCCGAAGTACAGGGTCTGCTGGGCAGGGTTGGACCACTGCAGCGAGGAGTCATCGGGGTCCTCCACCTGGCACTTGAGCACCACCGTGCCCCCGGCCACCACGGTCTCGTCCGACGTCGTGGGCTGGCTCTCTGCGCACGGAGAGGGACAATTAGGGGGTGTCACCTCCCTCCAGAGCGTCCCcgagcagcccaggaacagcggTGTCCCCAAAAGCCACCTGAGCACAGCTGTGTGTgtctccccatccctctgcaggGACGTGGGTGTTCTCCCTGTGATCCCGTTCTGCAGCAGGGAATCAGGCTGGGATCGGCGCTGCCGCCCCTCCTGCAGCGCccacggggacaggggacaccgcCGTCCCCACGGCAGCTCACGGGGACACTGGCACGGCCCCAGGGCTGCCGGAGGATCCTGACACGAGAAAATCCCGGCAGAGCAgggggatccaggagcagcagcagagcctggccccGGCTGGAGATACCCAGGGAGGCACCGAGCCCTGCTccacagccctggaagtgcCAGCGAGCCGGGCCCACGCCCCGGGGGCTCCGTGCCAGGCACTCCTGGCACTGGGACGCTCCACTCGCCACCTCCATCCCAGCAAAGACACCCCCAGGCCATGCAGTGCCACCTGCGGGGTGTCAGTGCCCCGCTCCCGGTGTCATCCCTAAGGGGAAGGACTCGCTCCGTGTCCCTCCCCTGGCTGttccctcagctcctcctcgtccttccccttccctcggGCTCCTGGagcagtggagcagcccaagggcagggaagagcagctcgaGGATCAGATAACCCCCACCGGCCCAAGAACAGCTATTTTTGGAAAGCTGCCGTGCCAAGGAgcggagctgcagagggacaagGGGGACACGGCACAACCCCCGGGCCCGGCAAGTGGAGAGGGAGGAACATGGAGAGCGCTGGAAGCACCTGAGTTTCCTCATTTTCCATGCACAAGGTGAAGGGAAATTCATCCTTTTGCTCCCATCACGAGCTCCCCGAAGCTGTCGCAGGAAGGTTTTGGAGGAGGGCAGGACGAGGCTGGGCTTTCCTGTTAAACTCCAGGAAAGGCTGGGCTGGAAGCACCCGAGGAAGGAATTttttaggaaggaattcctccctgtgagggtggggaggccctggcacagggtgcccagagaagctgtggctgcccctggatcccaggccaggctggatggggcttggagcagcctgggacagtgggaggtgtccctgccatggcaggggtgggaatggatcctttaaggtcccttcaaccgaaaccattctgggattccctgAGTCCCAGGATTTCCAGAGAAACATCAAACTGGGATTAAAATCATTCCCAGTGTAAAGACCCTTCATCCTCACGAACCTTCCCATCCTCACTGGCCaagtttttcctgctctttgctCTTCCCTGACTCATTCCCTGCTCTCTCCAGGCCCTGGCACGGCAGGATCTGAGCAGGACCCCACCAGTGCCAGGGCACTGTCACATCCCCGCAGCGAGGCCACAGCTCTACTCCGCCCTGGGAATCCGCCCTGGGAATCCATCCCTCGGCTTGTTTTAATTTAGTTAACGAGCCTTTGTCCTGCCACACCGTAATTAGGGGATTAGAGCGCTCCAAGCCGCTCCTGTCCAAACTGCAGCTCGGACACAGCTGAGGACAAGGGTCCGACACCCACGCAATTAACGCAATTACCACCCTGCCCCGAGCCTGGCCTCGTTAAGGAATTAGCGTGGGGAGAGGTTAAACACATCAAGGATGCCACCCCCACCCTGGGGGACACCCCGGAGGGGACATTCCCCTCCTCTCGTCCGCGGGACCCCGCGCTAGGACTCCgactcccccacccccccccgatcccaggctgtgccagggccgtGTCCGGCTGTCCTGGGTGGGGGGCACAGCCCCTGGCACGACCCAGATCCCCAGGGGGGCTCCGTGCCCACCGGGACAGATGGGAACGGCCGGGATTTCATCAAATCCCTGCAGCTGGAAGTGAGAGAATAGGGGCAGAGCCGGGAGAGGAGGGGGCTCAGCacccctggagcagcaggacccACCCCGGAggtctccccctcctcccacgGGGTCTCTCTGCAGCCACGGCTGCTCGGGCAGggggcacaggctggggatggagGCTCACTAAGGCATTGTGGAACCACAGAATTCCAGAAcggtttgggctggaaaaggacatcagtgccagccctgccatgggcagggacacctcccactgttccaggctgctccaagccccaatgtccagcctggcctggggcaCTGCCacggatccaggggcagccacagcttctctgggcaacctgtgccagggcctccccacccccacagggaggaattccttcccaatatcccaacTAAATCcaaccctggcactgccaggggtgTCCTAGAAGACCCAggggtgctcagagcagggacTGTCCCCTCCAGGGGTGCCACCCCTCTGGAAACCCAGCTCCAGCCAAGCTCCGGGGCTGTCCTGGCACAGAGAGCCTGGGACAGGTGCTGGACACTCCGGGAGCATCCACGCTGCCCGTGCCAGCGAGTGCTGCCAGCGCAGGGCTGCTGCCACCCACCAGGGCTGGCACTGTCCCCTCGCCTCCCTCTGTGCCACTGCCACGGCCAAAGCATggcctgggggctgcagggaccccTCAAGCCTCTGTTATCATCCCCCAAGAGACGGCCAAGCGAGCAGTGAGGGATCCtggtgggctgggg
The nucleotide sequence above comes from Aphelocoma coerulescens isolate FSJ_1873_10779 chromosome 25, UR_Acoe_1.0, whole genome shotgun sequence. Encoded proteins:
- the CADM3 gene encoding cell adhesion molecule 3 isoform X1 — encoded protein: MQPPTLGILLLIACFGSARGNLSRDESQPTTSDETVVAGGTVVLKCQVEDPDDSSLQWSNPAQQTLYFGEKRALRDNRIQLERSTPNELTISISDVVLADEGEYTCSIFTMPVRTAKALVTVLGIPQKPQIFGHEQPIDEEKVARLICRSSGSKPAAKLRWRKGNREIKDSGTEVVEDPNGKTFTVTSRVEFRVTKEDNEVEITCTVDHESLQNSERSTTQRLQVHYKPTAKIEPHPQYPREGEKLQLQCDGQGNPIPQEFLWEKEGSDAPLQLSSDSVLIFPFLNKSDSGTYVCTATSSMGSVVAKYNLDVSDVPQLPTPHVHSTPAPPPGPSQPISHASMASAPSFTPAPIQDASPVPSTSSTYHAMIGGVVAVIVFLLLSLLIVLGHYLIRHKGLCPSPGDTVPPRHRPPPEVMCTYLTHEAKGSDDAPDADTAIINAEGGQAGGDDKKEYFI
- the CADM3 gene encoding cell adhesion molecule 3 isoform X2, which encodes MQPPTLGILLLIACFGSARGNLSRDESQPTTSDETVVAGGTVVLKCQVEDPDDSSLQWSNPAQQTLYFGEKRALRDNRIQLERSTPNELTISISDVVLADEGEYTCSIFTMPVRTAKALVTVLGIPQKPQIFGHEQPIDEEKVARLICRSSGSKPAAKLRWRKGNREIKDSGTEVVEDPNGKTFTVTSRVEFRVTKEDNEVEITCTVDHESLQNSERSTTQRLQVHYKPTAKIEPHPQYPREGEKLQLQCDGQGNPIPQEFLWEKEGSDAPLQLSSDSVLIFPFLNKSDSGTYVCTATSSMGSVVAKYNLDVSDVPQLPTPHVHSTPAPPPGPSQPISHASMASAPSFTPAPIQDASPVPSTSSTYHAMIGGVVAVIVFLLLSLLIVLGHYLIRHKGTYLTHEAKGSDDAPDADTAIINAEGGQAGGDDKKEYFI
- the CADM3 gene encoding cell adhesion molecule 3 isoform X5, producing the protein MQPPTLGILLLIACFGSARGNLSRDESQPTTSDETVVAGGTVVLKCQVEDPDDSSLQWSNPAQQTLYFGEKRALRDNRIQLERSTPNELTISISDVVLADEGEYTCSIFTMPVRTAKALVTVLGIPQKPQIFGHEQPIDEEKVARLICRSSGSKPAAKLRWRKGNREIKDSGTEVVEDPNGKTFTVTSRVEFRVTKEDNEVEITCTVDHESLQNSERSTTQRLQVHYKPTAKIEPHPQYPREGEKLQLQCDGQGNPIPQEFLWEKEGSDAPLQLSSDSVLIFPFLNKSDSGTYVCTATSSMGSVVAKYNLDVSDASPVPSTSSTYHAMIGGVVAVIVFLLLSLLIVLGHYLIRHKGTYLTHEAKGSDDAPDADTAIINAEGGQAGGDDKKEYFI
- the CADM3 gene encoding cell adhesion molecule 3 isoform X4, which encodes MQPPTLGILLLIACFGSARGNLSRDESQPTTSDETVVAGGTVVLKCQVEDPDDSSLQWSNPAQQTLYFGEKRALRDNRIQLERSTPNELTISISDVVLADEGEYTCSIFTMPVRTAKALVTVLGIPQKPQIFGHEQPIDEEKVARLICRSSGSKPAAKLRWRKGNREIKDSGTEVVEDPNGKTFTVTSRVEFRVTKEDNEVEITCTVDHESLQNSERSTTQRLQVHYKPTAKIEPHPQYPREGEKLQLQCDGQGNPIPQEFLWEKEGSDAPLQLSSDSVLIFPFLNKSDSGTYVCTATSSMGSVVAKYNLDVSDASPVPSTSSTYHAMIGGVVAVIVFLLLSLLIVLGHYLIRHKGLCPSPGDTVPPRHRPPPEVMCTYLTHEAKGSDDAPDADTAIINAEGGQAGGDDKKEYFI
- the CADM3 gene encoding cell adhesion molecule 3 isoform X3, which gives rise to MQPPTLGILLLIACFGSARGNLSRDESQPTTSDETVVAGGTVVLKCQVEDPDDSSLQWSNPAQQTLYFGEKRALRDNRIQLERSTPNELTISISDVVLADEGEYTCSIFTMPVRTAKALVTVLGIPQKPQIFGHEQPIDEEKVARLICRSSGSKPAAKLRWRKGNREIKDSGTEVVEDPNGKTFTVTSRVEFRVTKEDNEVEITCTVDHESLQNSERSTTQRLQVHYKPTAKIEPHPQYPREGEKLQLQCDGQGNPIPQEFLWEKEGSDAPLQLSSDSVLIFPFLNKSDSGTYVCTATSSMGSVVAKYNLDVSDVPQLPTPHVHSTPAPPPGPSQPISHASMASAPSFTPAPIQDASPVPSTSSTYHAMIGGVVAVIVFLLLSLLIVLGHYLIRHKGLCPSPGDTVPPRHRPPPEART